One stretch of Microvirga lotononidis DNA includes these proteins:
- a CDS encoding undecaprenyl-diphosphate phosphatase has product MSQIIEALFLGLIEGLTEFLPVSSTGHLLLVGHFLGFESTGKTFEVLIQLGAILAILSVYFNKLWSIAKALPYDPMARHFVIGVLVAFLPAAVIGALLHGFIKDVLFDPWIVCMTLIVGGFVLMAIDRMPLEATKTDATRFPLSMYFKIGLIQCAAMVPGVSRSGATIVGAMLMGASKRAAAEFSFFLAMPTMAGAFAYDLLKNYKFLSANDAVLIGAGFVSAFVAALVVVKLFLDYVSRHGFTPFAYWRIIVGAAGLAALIVYG; this is encoded by the coding sequence ATGTCGCAAATCATCGAGGCGCTCTTTCTCGGCCTCATCGAAGGTCTGACGGAATTCCTTCCCGTCTCCTCCACCGGCCACCTGCTCCTCGTGGGCCATTTCCTCGGCTTCGAGTCCACGGGCAAGACCTTCGAGGTCCTGATCCAGCTCGGCGCGATCCTGGCGATCCTGTCCGTCTACTTCAACAAGCTCTGGTCCATCGCCAAGGCCCTGCCGTACGATCCGATGGCGCGCCATTTCGTCATCGGTGTCCTCGTGGCCTTCCTGCCGGCCGCCGTGATCGGGGCCCTGCTCCACGGCTTCATCAAGGACGTGCTGTTCGATCCCTGGATCGTCTGCATGACCCTCATCGTAGGCGGCTTCGTGCTCATGGCGATCGACCGCATGCCGCTCGAGGCGACCAAGACCGACGCGACCCGCTTCCCCCTGTCAATGTATTTCAAGATCGGCCTCATCCAATGCGCCGCCATGGTGCCTGGCGTCTCCCGCTCGGGCGCCACCATCGTGGGCGCCATGCTGATGGGCGCTTCGAAGCGCGCCGCGGCCGAATTCTCGTTCTTCCTCGCCATGCCGACCATGGCCGGCGCCTTCGCCTACGACCTGCTGAAGAACTACAAGTTCCTCTCCGCCAACGACGCCGTGCTCATCGGGGCAGGCTTCGTGTCCGCCTTCGTGGCGGCGCTCGTCGTGGTGAAGCTGTTCCTGGACTATGTGTCCCGCCACGGCTTCACCCCTTTCGCCTATTGGCGCATCATCGTGGGCGCCGCGGGCCTCGCCGCCCTGATCGTCTACGGCTGA